A portion of the Oryzias melastigma strain HK-1 linkage group LG1, ASM292280v2, whole genome shotgun sequence genome contains these proteins:
- the mtmr7b gene encoding myotubularin-related protein 7b, giving the protein MELIRTPKVEQVRLLDRAAGQRKASVGTLYLSATHTIFVENDPETRRETWVLHSMVYSVEKPPTTPSGGQLMLRCKDFRLFQIFIPQEKDCLDVHASLLRLTRPEKYSELFCLSFNPSVNKEEREESWNFLDLMADYRRMGVPNNLWVSTAANSEFRVCDTYPPQLFIPKSATPAVVVGSARFRSRGRFPVLSYFHQDTLAAVCRCSQPLSGFSGRSPEDEMMLHAVMKANPGSDFIYVVDTRPKLNAMANRAAGKGYENEDHYSNIRLTFIGIENIHVMRSSQQKVIDVGDMRSPSMTDFLWGLENSGWLKHIKAVLDAGVFIARAVADEGVSVLVHCSDGWDRTAQACSVASILLDPFYRTIKGLMLLIERDWVSFGHKFSHRYAHLDGDPREVSPVIDQFLECVWQLSEQFPCAFQFNERFLIAVRTHVYSCQFGNFLGNCEKERRDMRLRERAHSVWPQLWRDRAQFTNPLYQAEQSQSQGVLRPNTTPYCFKMWKGLYNHAERPPPPRKSPAVRGQGQQLEAELTNHQEVPAGGPAHHPPGSRQEDQRADGAANHEAGSPGPEVED; this is encoded by the exons ATGGAGCTCATCCGGACACCCAAG GTGGAACAGGTCCGCCTCCTGGACCGGGCCGCGGGCCAGAGGAAGGCCAGCGTGGGGACGCTGTACCTGTCCGCCACCCACACCATCTTTGTGGAGAACGACCCCGAGACCCGCAGAGAGACCTGG GTTCTGCACAGCATGGTCTACAGCGTGGAGAAACCCCCCACCACGCCCTCCGGAGGTCAGCTGATGCTGCGCTGCAAAGACTTCCGGCTCTTCCAGATCTTCATCCCGCAGGAGAAAGACTGTTTGGACGTTCACGCATCGCTGCTCCGTCTGACACGACCAG agaAGTACAGCGAGCTCTTCTGCCTCTCCTTCAACCCCAGCGTGAACAAGGAGGAGCGCGAGGAATCCTGGAATTTCCTGGACCTGATGGCGGACTACAGGAGGATGGGCGTTCCCAACAACCTGTGGGTTTCCACGGCGGCGAACAGCGAGTTCAGG GTGTGCGACACCTACCCCCCCCAGCTCTTCATCCCAAAGTCGGCCACGCCCGCCGTCGTTGTGGGCAGCGCCAGGTTCAGGAGCCGAGGGCGGTTTCCTGTTCTGTCCTACTTCCACCAGGACACACTG GCCGCCGTGTGCCGCTGCAGCCAGCCGCTGTCGGGCTTCAGCGGCCGCAGTCCGGAGGACGAGATGATGCTGCACGCCGTGATGAAGGCCAACCCCGGCAGCGACTTCATCTACGTTGTAGACACCAGGCCCAAG CTCAACGCCATGGCGAACCGAGCGGCAGGAAAAGGCTACGAGAACGAGGACCACTACTCCAACATCCGGCTGACCTTCATCGGCATCGAGAACATCCACGTGATGAGGAGCAGCCAGCAGAAGGTCATCGACG TGGGCGACATGCGCTCCCCGTCCATGACCGACTTCCTGTGGGGGCTGGAGAACTCGGGATGGCTGAAGCACATCAAAGCCGTTCTGGACGCCGGAGTCTTCATCGCCAGG GCGGTGGCCGATGAAGGCGTCAGTGTTCTGGTCCACTGCTCTGACGGTTGGGACCGGACCGCCCAGGCCTGCTCTGTGGCCAGCATCCTGCTGGACCCGTTCTACAGAACCATCAAAGGACTCATG ctgctGATTGAGAGAGACTGGGTCTCCTTCGGTCACAAGTTCTCCCACAG GTACGCTCACCTGGACGGAGACCCCAGAGAGGTGTCGCCCGTCATCGACCAGTTCCTGGAGTGCGTGTGGCAGCTGTCCGAGCAGTTCCCGTGCGCCTTCCAGTTCAACGAGCGCTTCCTCATCGCCGTGCGCACGCACGTGTACTCCTGTCAGTTCGGCAACTTCCTGGGGAACTGCGAGAAGGAGCGGCGCGACATGAG GCTCCGCGAGCGCGCTCACTCCGTCTGGCCTCAGCTGTGGCGGGACCGGGCCCAGTTCACCAACCCGCTGTACCAGGCCGAGCAGAGCCAGAGCCAGGGCGTGCTGAGACCCAACACCACCCCCTACTGCTTCAA AATGTGGAAGGGGCTCTACAACCACGCCGAGAGGCCGCCGCCTCCTCGCAAGTCCCCCGCTGTGAGGGGGCAGGGCCAGcagctggaggcggagctgacCAATCACCAGGAGGTACCAGCAGGAGGACCCGCCCACCACCCCCCCGGCTCCAGACAAG AGGATCAGCGCGCTGACGGGGCAGCCAATCACGAGGCAGGAAGTCCAGGTCCTGAGGTGGAGGACTGA
- the hmgb2a gene encoding high mobility group protein B2, with protein sequence MTKDPNKPRGKTSAYAYFVATCREEHKKKHPGTSVNFAEFSKKCSERWKTMSSKEKVKFDEMAKTDKARYDREMKSYVPPKGAKKVKKKKDPNAPKRPPSAFFVFCSDHRPKIKEDNPGISIGDIAKKLGELWATQSAKDKAPYEAKAAKLKEKYEKDVAAYRAKGGSGKSDAGKKSGPGRPSAKKVEPVHDDDDDDDDEEDEDDEDDEDEDNDE encoded by the exons ATGACTAAAGACCCAAACAAGCCGCGAGGAAAAACATCCGCTTACGCCTACTTTGTGGCGACGTGCCGCGAGGAGCACAAGAAGAAGCACCCGGGAACCAGCGTGAACTTCGCGGAGTTCTCCAAGAAGTGCTCCGAGAGATGGAAG ACCATGTCTTCCAAGGAGAAGGTGAAGTTTGATGAAATGGCCAAGACTGACAAGGCCAGATATGACAGGGAGATGAAGTCCTACGTCCCACCTAAGGGTGCCAAGAAggtcaagaagaagaaggacCCAAACGCCCCCAAGAGGCCCCC ATCTGCCTTCTTCGTCTTCTGCTCGGACCACCGCCCAAAGATCAAGGAGGACAACCCCGGCATCTCCATTGGCGACATCGCCAAGAAGCTGGGCGAGCTGTGGGCCACGCAGAGCGCCAAAGACAAGGCGCCGTACGAGGCCAAGGCCGCCAAGCTGAAGGAGAAGTACGAGAAG GATGTCGCCGCCTACAGAGCCAAGGGGGGCTCCGGGAAGAGCGACGCCGGCAAGAAGAGCGGCCCCGGCCGGCCCTCCGCCAAGAAGGTCGAGCCGGTCCATGACGACGAtgacgacgacgacgacgaGGAGGATGAGGACGACGAAGACGACGAGGATGAAGACAATGACGAGTAA
- the pmm2 gene encoding phosphomannomutase 2 produces the protein MSDAAVDATTLCLFDVDGTLTAARQVVTPDMADFLQRLKTRVRVGVVGGSDLVKIKEQLGADVIQRVDYVFAENGLVAYKNGQLLSVQSIQAHMGEELLQDFINFCLNYMATIKLPKKRGTFIEFRNGMLNVSPIGRSCTQEERIEFYELDQKEKIREKFVSALKEEFKGKGLSFSIGGQISFDVFPDGWDKRYCLGIVEKDGYSTIHFFGDKTKPGGNDYEIFSDPRTVGHEVSSPEDTKRLCEKLFFC, from the exons ATGAGCGACGCCGCGGTGGACGCGACCACGCTGTGCCTGTTCGACGTGGACGGCACGTTAACGGCTGCGAGACAG GTCGTCACGCCGGACATGGCGGACTTCCTGCAGAGGCTCAAGACTCGGGTTCGGGTGGGCGTGGTCGGCGGGTCGGACCTCGTCAAGATCAAGGAGCAGCTGGGAGCGGACG TGATCCAGAGGGTGGACTACGTGTTCGCCGAGAACGGTTTGGTGGCCTACAAGAACGGACAGCTGCTCTCGGTCCAG tccATTCAGGCTCACAtgggggaggagcttctgcaGGACTTCATCAACTTCTGCCTGAACTACATGGCCACCATCAAGCTGCCCAAGAAGAG AGGAACCTTCATCGAGTTCCGGAACGGGATGCTGAACGTCTCTCCGATCGGACGCAGCTGCACTCAGGAGGAGCGGATCGAGTTCTACGAGCTGGACCAG AAAGAGAAGATCCGAGAGAAGTTTGTTTCTGCGCTGAAGGAAGAGTTCAAAGGAAAAGGCCTCTCCTTTTCCATCG GAGGTCAGATCAGCTTCGACGTGTTTCCTGACGGCTGGGACAAGCGCTACTGTCTGGGCATCGTGGAGAAGGACGGGTACTCCACCATCCACTTCTTTGGAGACAAGACCAAACCT GGAGGGAACGACTACGAGATCTTCAGTGACCCGCGGACCGTCGGCCACGAGGTCTCCAGTCCAGAGGACACCAAGCGTCTCTGCGAGAAACTCTTCTTCTGCTGA